In Candidatus Hydrogenedentota bacterium, a genomic segment contains:
- a CDS encoding ATP-binding cassette domain-containing protein: TDLSILHLADSPAYTLSGGERRRTEICRALATRPKAFLLDEPFAGIDPIAVADLQDIVSALKNIGIGVLITDHNVRETLEITDRAYIISEGQISVAGTSQEIANDPIARRTYLGDRFRMDFE; the protein is encoded by the coding sequence TGACCGACCTCAGCATACTTCACCTCGCCGACAGCCCCGCCTACACCTTGTCTGGCGGTGAACGGCGTCGCACCGAGATATGCCGCGCGCTGGCAACGCGACCCAAAGCGTTCCTGCTCGACGAACCATTCGCGGGCATCGACCCCATCGCCGTGGCCGATCTGCAAGACATCGTCTCCGCGCTGAAGAACATCGGTATCGGTGTGCTTATCACCGACCACAACGTCCGCGAGACACTCGAAATCACCGATCGCGCCTACATCATCAGCGAAGGCCAAATCTCCGTCGCCGGTACGTCGCAGGAAATCGCCAACGATCCCATTGCGCGTCGTACCTACCTCGGCGACCGTTTC